One stretch of Pseudomonadota bacterium DNA includes these proteins:
- a CDS encoding D-amino-acid transaminase, whose amino-acid sequence MSRIAYVNGRYLPHRNASVHIEDRGYQFADGVYEVVALINGRTVDEEPHLDRLERSLRELRIEMPMTRTALKLILREVARRNRIRTGHIYTQITRGVARRDHPFPKHATPALVVTARRLALPSADAVDAGVRVITIPDIRWERCDIKSVGLLPNVLGKQQAREAGAYEAWQVDRTGAVTEGTSTNAWIVTKDGELVTRPASNAILNGITRLTILKLAKAEGLRFHERTFSVAEAKTAREAFISSATSFVLPVTQIDDDVIGNGKAGSLSMRLRRAYDAYTAEIPATA is encoded by the coding sequence ATGTCTCGCATCGCCTATGTGAATGGCCGCTACCTCCCGCATCGCAACGCCTCGGTGCATATCGAGGATCGCGGCTACCAGTTTGCCGACGGTGTCTATGAGGTGGTGGCGCTGATCAACGGCAGAACCGTGGACGAGGAGCCGCATCTCGACAGGCTCGAGCGCAGTCTCCGCGAGCTGCGCATCGAGATGCCGATGACGCGGACGGCGCTCAAGCTCATCTTGCGCGAGGTGGCCCGACGCAACCGGATCCGGACGGGTCACATCTACACGCAGATCACCCGCGGTGTCGCCCGGCGCGATCACCCGTTTCCCAAGCATGCGACCCCGGCGCTCGTGGTCACCGCCCGGCGCCTGGCGCTGCCGTCGGCCGACGCGGTCGATGCCGGTGTGCGGGTGATCACCATTCCCGACATTCGCTGGGAGCGCTGCGACATCAAATCCGTAGGCCTGCTTCCGAACGTGCTGGGCAAGCAGCAGGCGCGCGAAGCCGGTGCCTATGAAGCCTGGCAGGTCGACCGAACGGGCGCGGTGACGGAAGGCACATCGACCAACGCCTGGATCGTGACCAAGGACGGCGAGCTCGTCACCCGACCGGCTTCCAACGCCATTCTCAACGGCATCACGCGGCTGACGATTCTGAAGCTCGCCAAGGCAGAGGGACTCCGCTTCCATGAACGGACGTTCAGCGTGGCCGAAGCGAAGACGGCGCGGGAAGCGTTCATCTCCAGTGCCACCTCGTTCGTGCTGCCGGTAACCCAGATCGACGATGATGTCATCGGCAATGGCAAGGCCGGATCCTTGAGCATGCGCCTCAGGCGGGCCTATGACGCCTACACCGCTGAGATCCCGGCAACAGCATGA
- the hfq gene encoding RNA chaperone Hfq: MSTEKNQNVQDVFLNYIRKNKTPVTIFLINGVKLQGIVTWFDNFSVLLRRDAHSQLVYKHAISTVMPAQPVQLFEPAKEAVEA; encoded by the coding sequence ATGTCCACCGAAAAGAACCAGAATGTCCAGGACGTCTTCCTCAACTACATCCGCAAGAACAAGACGCCGGTCACGATCTTCCTGATCAATGGCGTGAAGCTCCAAGGCATCGTCACATGGTTCGATAATTTCTCCGTGCTGTTGCGGCGCGATGCGCATTCGCAGCTCGTCTACAAGCACGCGATCTCCACCGTCATGCCGGCGCAGCCGGTCCAGCTCTTCGAGCCGGCGAAGGAGGCGGTCGAGGCC